A genome region from Thermoanaerobacterium xylanolyticum LX-11 includes the following:
- a CDS encoding alpha/beta hydrolase → MQKPVELTYGSKTLRGMMHIPNSASGKVPMIAIFHGFTGNKVESHFIFVKLSRELEKVGIGSVRFDFYGSGESDGDFVDMTFSGELEDARNIVEFIKNYPATDIDNIGILGLSMGGAIAAIIANEYKNIVKSLVLWAPAFNMRDIVILQSQSEAGNLLSQHGFLDIGGLALGKGFVSDIVNIDIFQSAKGFDKDVLIIHGTKDEAVPYTVSEEILKTVYKEKGHRVSIDGSDHTFNRLDWEKRAIDESVTFLKEKLR, encoded by the coding sequence ATGCAAAAACCAGTTGAACTGACGTATGGATCTAAGACATTGAGAGGTATGATGCACATTCCTAATAGTGCAAGCGGAAAAGTACCAATGATAGCTATATTTCACGGCTTTACTGGTAACAAAGTGGAGTCACATTTCATATTTGTAAAATTGTCGAGGGAGCTGGAAAAGGTAGGCATTGGTAGCGTCAGATTTGATTTTTATGGTTCTGGAGAAAGCGACGGAGATTTTGTAGACATGACATTCAGCGGTGAATTAGAAGATGCAAGAAATATAGTAGAATTTATCAAAAACTACCCAGCTACAGATATTGATAATATAGGTATATTAGGACTTAGCATGGGTGGTGCTATAGCTGCAATTATTGCAAATGAGTACAAAAACATAGTAAAATCATTAGTGTTATGGGCTCCTGCTTTTAACATGAGAGATATAGTTATACTCCAATCTCAAAGCGAAGCAGGGAATTTGCTTAGTCAACATGGATTTTTGGACATAGGAGGTCTTGCCTTAGGGAAAGGATTTGTATCCGATATAGTTAATATCGATATTTTCCAATCTGCAAAAGGATTTGACAAAGATGTACTTATAATTCATGGTACTAAAGATGAAGCTGTTCCATACACTGTATCTGAGGAGATTTTAAAGACAGTTTATAAAGAAAAAGGTCATAGAGTATCAATAGACGGTTCAGATCATACTTTTAATAGGCTTGATTGGGAAAAAAGAGCCATAGATGAGTCTGTAACTTTTTTGAAAGAGAAATTAAGGTAA
- a CDS encoding 4'-phosphopantetheinyl transferase family protein, with translation MVEVYAIKVTRDIEEDEYSKLLAFASEEKRRRVNKIKKREDAVRTLLADMMFRIILIEKFGLNNEDVVIYNNEYGKPFLKDKSIFFSISHSCQWVSVAVDRKNLGVDVEKIRDVNLNVAKRFFSRDEFEDMMRAPDKIDYFFTLWTLKESYVKTLGVGLHIPLSSFTIKIGDEIKLLSEKDNKYHFKQYCVDDDYKMAVCAESDLFCNEVNIVSIDEIFNFI, from the coding sequence ATGGTAGAGGTGTACGCTATAAAAGTAACGAGAGATATTGAAGAAGATGAATACAGTAAACTGTTAGCTTTTGCTTCAGAAGAAAAGAGACGAAGGGTGAACAAGATTAAAAAGCGTGAAGATGCTGTAAGGACGCTTTTGGCAGATATGATGTTTAGGATTATATTGATTGAAAAATTTGGATTAAATAATGAGGATGTTGTAATTTATAATAATGAATATGGGAAGCCTTTTTTGAAGGATAAAAGCATATTTTTCAGCATATCTCATTCATGCCAATGGGTATCTGTAGCCGTTGATAGAAAAAACCTTGGCGTAGACGTTGAAAAAATTAGAGATGTCAATTTGAATGTGGCTAAACGTTTTTTTTCCCGCGATGAGTTTGAAGACATGATGAGGGCGCCGGATAAAATAGATTATTTTTTTACTCTTTGGACTTTAAAGGAAAGCTATGTAAAGACGTTAGGAGTGGGACTTCATATACCGTTAAGTTCTTTCACTATAAAAATTGGTGATGAGATTAAGCTTTTAAGCGAGAAAGATAACAAATATCATTTTAAACAGTATTGCGTAGACGATGACTACAAAATGGCTGTATGTGCTGAAAGTGATTTGTTTTGCAATGAAGTTAACATCGTAAGCATTGATGAAATTTTTAATTTTATATAA
- a CDS encoding helicase C-terminal domain-containing protein, with product MVKEKIKISVRDLVEFILRCGDLNNEFFGGSNLRALEGTKIHKKIQSSKDENYKKEVTLKYEREFDEFIIAVEGRADGIIVDNGNVTIDEIKTTSANLGEIDGYYNPLHLAQAKCYAYIYSIQNDLTTIDVQLTYYQIDNDEIKYLRYTYSIDELKTFFDDLIKKYYNWASMLYNWIKERNSSIEKIDFPYKDFRKGQKKLMASVYKSIESGKKLFVQAPTGIGKTISTIFPSLKAMKKGLTSKIFYLTAKTIARTVSEETFNTLRSKGLKVKTLVLTAKEKICFNEKTECTPEACMFAKGHYDRINDAIMDIFLNEDNFNRSKIEEYAQKHMVCPFELSLDLSLWSDVIICDYNYVFDPNVGLKRFFQDKTDFTLLVDEAHNLVDRSREMFSAELFKKDFLSLKKEIKGESIKLEKVLSKINSIFLKLKKRCGEKGYFVTDEIFSDLNGYLRQFIGEVESFLSNERKSFVKDAIIDLYFEVIRYLKVSDMYDELYTTYVEKKSDDLKFKLFCLDPSKLLSETLRKVRSTVFFSATLIPITYYMSLLGGSREDYGVCLDSPFETKNRMILIADDVSTKYKDREKTLEEIVGYIHTTVSKENGNYIVYFPSYEYLNMVYEIYKEKSTGYLLKQKSTMKENEKDDFLRMFEDGQNGVLAFCVLGGVFSEGIDLTKDRLIGAIIIGVGIPQICLERDIIRDYFERKYGLGYEFAYLYPGFNKVLQSAGRVIRTEEDKGIILLIDERFLQKNYIRIFPKEWFPYTKVNQSNLGFHLDSFWRSF from the coding sequence ATGGTTAAAGAAAAGATAAAGATTTCAGTCAGAGACTTGGTTGAATTCATATTGAGGTGTGGAGATTTAAACAATGAATTTTTTGGTGGCAGCAATTTAAGGGCATTAGAAGGCACAAAGATTCACAAAAAAATTCAAAGTTCTAAAGATGAGAATTACAAAAAAGAAGTAACGTTAAAGTACGAAAGAGAATTTGATGAGTTTATCATTGCTGTAGAAGGTCGCGCAGACGGCATCATTGTAGATAATGGCAATGTAACAATTGATGAGATAAAGACTACGAGTGCCAATTTAGGTGAAATAGATGGATACTACAATCCTCTGCATTTAGCGCAGGCAAAATGTTATGCATACATTTATTCAATTCAAAATGACTTGACTACCATAGATGTTCAACTTACGTATTATCAAATCGATAATGACGAGATTAAATATTTGAGATACACGTATTCTATAGATGAGCTAAAAACTTTTTTTGATGACCTTATTAAGAAGTATTACAATTGGGCAAGCATGTTATACAATTGGATAAAGGAAAGAAACAGTTCCATAGAAAAAATTGATTTTCCATATAAAGATTTTCGAAAAGGGCAAAAAAAGCTTATGGCATCTGTCTACAAATCTATTGAAAGTGGGAAAAAACTTTTTGTTCAAGCTCCAACAGGGATAGGGAAAACCATATCTACAATTTTCCCATCTTTGAAGGCGATGAAAAAAGGATTAACTTCAAAAATATTTTACCTTACTGCAAAGACGATAGCCCGAACGGTGTCAGAGGAAACATTTAATACACTGAGAAGCAAAGGGCTTAAAGTAAAAACATTGGTTTTAACCGCTAAAGAGAAAATATGCTTTAATGAAAAAACCGAATGTACGCCTGAAGCATGTATGTTTGCAAAAGGCCATTATGATAGGATAAATGATGCTATAATGGATATATTTTTGAATGAAGATAATTTTAATCGTTCAAAAATTGAAGAGTATGCTCAAAAGCATATGGTATGCCCATTTGAGCTTTCACTGGACTTATCTTTGTGGTCAGATGTTATAATATGCGATTACAATTACGTCTTTGATCCAAATGTGGGACTTAAAAGGTTCTTTCAAGACAAAACTGATTTTACACTTCTCGTAGATGAAGCGCACAATTTGGTGGATAGATCGAGAGAGATGTTTTCAGCGGAATTATTCAAAAAAGATTTTTTGTCGTTAAAGAAAGAGATTAAGGGTGAAAGCATCAAGCTTGAAAAGGTATTGTCAAAAATCAATTCAATATTTCTTAAATTGAAGAAAAGATGTGGTGAAAAAGGCTACTTTGTCACAGATGAGATATTTAGTGATCTAAATGGATATTTAAGACAATTTATAGGAGAAGTGGAATCGTTTCTTTCAAATGAAAGAAAGTCATTTGTTAAAGATGCCATCATTGATCTGTATTTTGAAGTGATTAGGTATCTTAAAGTTTCTGATATGTACGATGAGTTATATACGACTTATGTTGAGAAAAAAAGCGACGACTTAAAATTCAAATTATTTTGCTTAGATCCCTCTAAGCTGCTTAGTGAAACGCTTAGAAAAGTGCGAAGCACTGTGTTTTTTTCGGCTACACTTATTCCTATAACGTATTATATGTCTTTATTAGGTGGTAGCCGAGAAGATTATGGTGTTTGTCTTGATTCGCCATTTGAAACTAAAAACCGGATGATACTTATTGCGGATGATGTGTCTACAAAATACAAGGATAGAGAAAAAACTTTGGAGGAAATAGTTGGATATATACATACAACAGTGTCAAAGGAAAATGGAAATTATATTGTATATTTTCCATCTTATGAATATTTAAACATGGTGTATGAGATTTACAAGGAGAAAAGTACAGGCTATTTACTTAAGCAGAAAAGCACAATGAAAGAAAATGAAAAAGATGATTTTTTGCGCATGTTTGAGGACGGTCAAAATGGTGTTTTGGCCTTTTGTGTACTGGGTGGTGTTTTTTCAGAAGGCATCGATTTGACAAAAGATCGTTTGATAGGCGCCATAATAATAGGTGTAGGTATACCTCAGATATGTCTTGAAAGGGATATAATTAGAGATTATTTTGAAAGGAAATATGGACTGGGCTATGAATTTGCTTACCTTTATCCAGGCTTTAACAAAGTCTTGCAGTCAGCAGGACGTGTCATAAGAACGGAAGAAGATAAGGGAATAATTTTGCTTATAGATGAAAGATTTTTGCAAAAAAATTACATTAGGATATTTCCTAAAGAATGGTTTCCTTATACAAAGGTGAATCAAAGCAATTTAGGATTTCATCTTGATAGTTTTTGGAGGAGTTTTTAA